A region from the Vanessa tameamea isolate UH-Manoa-2023 chromosome 3, ilVanTame1 primary haplotype, whole genome shotgun sequence genome encodes:
- the LOC113397322 gene encoding muscle-specific protein 20 produces the protein MSLERQVRAKLAAKRDPEREKEAQEWIEGVLGAKFPPGEIFEDVLKDGTVLCQLINKLKPGSVGKINTSGGQFKMMENITNFQSAIKAYGVPDIDVFQTVDLWEKKDIAQVVSTLFALGRETYRHPEWNGPYLGPKPSEECKRDFSEEVLKAGQTVIGLQAGSNKGATQAGQNLGAGRKILLGK, from the exons ATGTCTCTGGAACGTCAAGTCCGCGCTAAG CTCGCTGCCAAGCGTGACCCTGAAAGGGAAAAGGAGGCTCAAGAATGGATTGAAGGCGTCCTCGGAGCTAAATTCCCACCTGGTGAAATATTCGAGGATGTGCTTAAGGACGGAACTGTCCTTTGCCAGCTCATCAACAAGCTGAAACCTGGATCTGTGGGCAAGATCAACACATCTGGTGGACAGTTCAAGATGATGGAAAACATCACCAA cttCCAATCTGCTATTAAAGCATATGGTGTCCCTGACATCGACGTATTCCAAACTGTAGACCTTTGGGAGAAGAAGGACATCGCTCAGGTCGTCAGCACACTCTTCGCTCTTGGTCGCgag aCCTACAGGCACCCTGAATGGAACGGCCCATACCTTGGCCCCAAGCCTTCCGAAGAATGCAAGCGTGACTTCTCTGAAGAAGTCTTGAAGGCTGGACAAACTGTTATCGGTCTACAGGCTGGTTCCAACAAGGGTGCTACACAGGCTGGACAGAACCTCGGTGCTGGCCGCAAGATCCTCCTCGGCAAGTGA